In Candidatus Dormiibacterota bacterium, the DNA window TCTTCATCCGGAATGTCGATATTGAACTCCGTCTCGAACGCCATGACGAGCTCGACTTGATCGAGCGAATCAGCCCCAAGATCGTCGGTGATCGACGCTTCGAGCGTGACCTCGGACTCGTCTACGCCGAGTTGCTCGACGATGATTTTCTTGACCTTATCGAACGTGGACATTGCCTCTCCTTATATT includes these proteins:
- a CDS encoding acyl carrier protein, with the translated sequence MSTFDKVKKIIVEQLGVDESEVTLEASITDDLGADSLDQVELVMAFETEFNIDIPDEEAEKIKTVGDAVKRIDDATAAGA